The uncultured Desulfatiglans sp. DNA window CGGTCGGTCCGGCAGGTCTGAACCGAATGTCATAGTCCCTGCCTAAGGCCTGCTCCAGCCGCAGCACCTGAAAACTCGCATATCCCACCATAGGGTCCAACTCTCCTTATGCATGTTTTTCGGCGGACGCACGGCGCACGCGCTCGACGGCCTCCCGCGCCACTTCCCCCACACGCCAGGGACGCAGCGTACCCTCCAGAAACAGCAACACTTCACGGGCATCGGCCCGGAGCGACTCGAGCAGGGACAGTGCAGAAGAGGCCGACAACTGTCCGAGGGCCCTCGCCGCCAGCGCGCATTCCTCGGCATCGTCGCTTTGGCAGAAACCGAGAAGAGGCTCCGTTGCCTTCTGCATCAAATCCGCCCTCGTCTCCGCAGCCCGGCCTACGCCCCAGAGCGCACCCCTGCGCAACGGGCCGTATTCGAGGAAATTTCCATCTTCCCGGATATAAGAGATCAAAACCTGGTGGAATTCCACGGCCAGACCGGCGTGGACGGCAACGATCTCACCCATGCCTTCCGGACACCCCCACCCGATACCGCCCGATTCGTCGTTCAACTGCCACATCATCCGGCGAAGGATCGTCCTGGCCCCTTCCATATCTTCCCTGGCTATACGCTCGGCAACGATACCGAATCCCTGAACCGCCCGCCACTTCACAAGCGGCACGGGATGAAGAAGCAGCGAAAAAAGGGGGTTCACGGCTGTGCGCGGAGCGAGAGACGCGATGAACGCCCGGCAGGTCTTTGCATCCATCTCGCTGAATACACGCGCCATTTCGGTCTTGATCTGTCTGGAGCGGGCGGGCTGCTTTGGCATGGGTTCGGGATTCACATCGAGACCAGCCTGATCGGTCCTGAGTGGTTTCTGGGATTAAGAGGCCTCCAACACATCTTCGACACCCTGGAGGAACTCGTTCAAGGCGAAGGGCTTCGTAAATATCTTACGGGCACCCAGCGCCTCGGCCAGGTGAAGATAGGTCTCGGGACCCAGTTGACCTCCGCCGGATATGGCGATAATCTTGACTGCGGGAAAGTCCCGGCGCAGATCGCGAATTGTTTCGATGCCTTCTTTTCCGGGCATGAGAACATCCGTAATCACCAGATCGGCCGGATTTTGACGGTACCGCGCGATCCCTACGTTCCCGTCATCGGCATCATCCACGTCGTAGCCCTTCATTTCCAGGAACTGTCTCAACATGGACCGGATCTGGTCGTCGTCGTCTATAATCAAAATGCGCGGCATGGCCTCGTTGCTTTCCTGAGATCTCACCTATTTGATATCCATATTTCAACCGTTTCAGGATAGCGGCCTCGCCGAGGCGGGTCAAGCAGAATTGGGAGGGGCAGCCCTCTCAAAACATCCCGGCCCCTGCCGGGACAATCCGGACAAATCCGCCAAAGGCCCCTTGACAACCGATTGGACCGGGGAGTATAGGGTCTTTTAGTCAGCCTGGCCGCTCACGTTCCACTTTGGAGGCAATCCTGATGGGCCATCTGTTGATCTTTTCAAGAAACCGCTCCACCGTTGTCGAAAGAATCTCTCCTGAATGTATGAAATCATCCTGCGTCCTGCGGGACACCTTCGTCGATGCCCTCGTTGAAGTCACCGTCGAACTTCCAGACCTCGAAATCACACAAGTGAGCCACCAAGTCCGGCGATGGAAGCATCCTGTCGGACCAGAGGCAGAAGAGATGCTGCAGCACGCCATCGGCGTTCGGATAGGCCCGGGCATGCTGAAGATCATTCAGGGGCTCGGCGGAAATCAACAGAGATTTCGGGAGCTCTTCTTCATGCTCGAAGAATGCTGTCAGGCGATCATCCTTTCCTTTACGAAGGACGTTCTCGTGCAGTCACCCCGGCCGACGGACGCCGACGCCTCCAGGGCCTTTTACAACGAAATGGTAAGGGAAAACATCCGGCTGTACAACCGCTGCGCAGCCTTCGCCCCGGGCAGTCCTCTGGTGGAAGGCATCGACCTTGCCGGCAACGGGGCCGAGAACTCGTGAGCCGTAAGATCCTG harbors:
- a CDS encoding conserved hypothetical protein (Evidence 4 : Unknown function but conserved in other organisms); the protein is MPKQPARSRQIKTEMARVFSEMDAKTCRAFIASLAPRTAVNPLFSLLLHPVPLVKWRAVQGFGIVAERIAREDMEGARTILRRMMWQLNDESGGIGWGCPEGMGEIVAVHAGLAVEFHQVLISYIREDGNFLEYGPLRRGALWGVGRAAETRADLMQKATEPLLGFCQSDDAEECALAARALGQLSASSALSLLESLRADAREVLLFLEGTLRPWRVGEVAREAVERVRRASAEKHA
- a CDS encoding hypothetical protein (Evidence 5 : Unknown function), which gives rise to MFFGGRTAHALDGLPRHFPHTPGTQRTLQKQQHFTGIGPERLEQGQCRRGRQLSEGPRRQRAFLGIVALAETEKRLRCLLHQIRPRLRSPAYAPERTPAQRAVFEEISIFPDIRDQNLVEFHGQTGVDGNDLTHAFRTPPPDTARFVVQLPHHPAKDRPGPFHIFPGYTLGNDTESLNRPPLHKRHGMKKQRKKGVHGCARSERRDERPAGLCIHLAEYTRHFGLDLSGAGGLLWHGFGIHIETSLIGPEWFLGLRGLQHIFDTLEELVQGEGLRKYLTGTQRLGQVKIGLGTQLTSAGYGDNLDCGKVPAQIANCFDAFFSGHENIRNHQIGRILTVPRDPYVPVIGIIHVVALHFQELSQHGPDLVVVVYNQNARHGLVAFLRSHLFDIHISTVSG
- a CDS encoding Response regulator receiver protein, which translates into the protein MRSQESNEAMPRILIIDDDDQIRSMLRQFLEMKGYDVDDADDGNVGIARYRQNPADLVITDVLMPGKEGIETIRDLRRDFPAVKIIAISGGGQLGPETYLHLAEALGARKIFTKPFALNEFLQGVEDVLEAS
- a CDS encoding hypothetical protein (Evidence 5 : Unknown function); the protein is MISIFQPFQDSGLAEAGQAELGGAALSKHPGPCRDNPDKSAKGPLTTDWTGEYRVF
- a CDS encoding conserved hypothetical protein (Evidence 4 : Unknown function but conserved in other organisms), with the translated sequence MGHLLIFSRNRSTVVERISPECMKSSCVLRDTFVDALVEVTVELPDLEITQVSHQVRRWKHPVGPEAEEMLQHAIGVRIGPGMLKIIQGLGGNQQRFRELFFMLEECCQAIILSFTKDVLVQSPRPTDADASRAFYNEMVRENIRLYNRCAAFAPGSPLVEGIDLAGNGAENS